Genomic DNA from Thermoanaerobaculia bacterium:
CTCAACGTGGAGCCGATGTTCGACCCGATCCGCGCCGATCCGCGCTTCGCGAAGGTCGTCGCGCGCGTCGGCCTGCCTCCCCCGAAGGCGAGGACCTCGTGACGCTGTCGACGGGCGTCAGGCTCGGTCCCTACGAGATCCTTTCTTCCCTGGGCGCCGGCGGCATGGGAGAGGTCTATCGGGCGCGCGACACGCGGCTGGGCCGGACGGTCGCGCTCAAGATCCTCCCGGAAGCAGTCGCAGGCGACCCGGAACGCGTGCGCCGATTCGAAATGGAGGCGCGGTCGGCGTCGGCCATGGCGGACCCGCACATCGTCACCGTTTTCGATGTCGGCACCGAGCGCGGCATCCCTTTCATCGCGACCGAGCTCGTCGAGGGTTCGGACCTTCGACATCTCCTCGAGGACGGCCCGATCCCTCCCGCGAGAGTGACCGACATCGCCGCGCAGATCGCCGAAGGACTCGCCGCCGCGCACGAGGGGGGGGTCGTGCATCGGGACCTGAAGCCCGAAAACGTCCTGATCAACCGGTCGGGGGTGGTCAAGATCGCGGACTTCGGTCTCGCGAAACAGACGGAATCCTCGGGCGATCTCTCGAGAATGGTGACCGCGGCGGCGGATTCGACCGCGACCGGCATCGTCATGGGTACGGTCGCCTACATGTCGCCGGAGCAGGCGCGCGGCGCGAAAGTCGACTTCCGGTCCGACCAGTTCTCGCTGGGACTGATCCTCTACGAGATGGCGGCGGGAAGGCGCGCGTTCGCCCGCGGCAATCCCGCCGACACGCTCTCCGCGATCCTCAGGGACGATCCGCGCCCGCTCGCGTGCGCCTCACCGGGGATGTCGGAGCCCTTCGCGAGGATCGTTCACCGATGCCTCGAAAAGGATCCGGAGCGGCGGTACGGCTCGACGCGCGACCTCGTCCACGACCTGAAGGCGGCGGGACACGACGCACGCACGCCGTCCGTCCCGGTGGCGGCGCCCGGAGCGACGCCCGCCGCGCGGCGGAATCGGATGATCGCGGCCGCGGTCGTCGCGGCGGCGCTCGCGGCCGGAGCGTTCTTCCTCCTGCGGAGACGCGCTTCCGCCCCGGCCGGGATCGACTCCCTCGCGATCCTTCCCTTCGAGAACTCCAGCGGGAAGCCGGACACGGAGTTCCTGAGCGACGGGATCACGGAGAGCCTGATCAACAAGGTTTCGCAGGTCTCCGGCCTCCGGGTGATCTCGCGGGCCTCGTCGTTCCACTACAAGGGGCGGGAGATCGACCTCGAGAAGGTCGGAAAGGAGCTGAACGTCCGCGCGGTCCTCACGGGCCATGTCCTCGCGGTGGGCGATTCGCTTTCCGTCGGCGCGGAGCTCGTCGACGCGCAGGACGGGCGGCACCTCTGGGGAGACCAGTACCGCCGGAAGATGTCCGACATCTTTTCGATGCAGAGCGAGATCGCTTCCGAGATCGCCACGGCGCTTCGCGGGAGGTTGACGGGGGAGGAAAAGGGACGTCTTCAGAGGAGACCGACGGGGGACCCCGAAGCCTATCAGGCGTACCTGAAAGGCAAATATCTCCTGAATCGCGTCGGCCCGGAAGAATTCGACAGAGCGAGAGAAGCGTTCGAAGACGCGACCCGCCGCGATCCGAAGTTCGCTCTCGCCTTCGTCGGCATCTCCGTGACCTACGCGGTGCAGGGCTTCAACGGTTTCCGCGATCCGGCCGAGTCCTGGAGGAAGTCCCGGGAGAGCGCGCAACGGGCGATCGAGCTCGACGGCCAGCTGCCGGACGGGCACGTTGCGCTGGCGGCAGTCCTCCTGAACCGGGACTGGGACTGGACGAGGGCCGAAAGCGAGCTCACGCAGGCGATCGCTCTCGAGCCCGCCGACATATCCTGGACGGTGCCCGAGGACCAGTATTCGTTCTACCTCGAGGTCATGGGCCGCTTCGATGAAGCCATCGCGGTGATGAAGAAGGCCGAGAAATTTGACCCGCTCTCCGCGAATCTTGCGTCCGATCTGGCACAGGCTTACTACTTTGCGAGGAGATACGACCTTGCGGCCGCGGAAGCCCGCCGGGGGATCGAGCTCGATCCCCGCTCGCTGCTTGTGAACTGGGCGCTCGGTCAGATCCTGACGGCGCAGGGAGACCATGCCGGCGCCGTCCGAGCCCTGGAGTCATGCGTCGAGCCTTCGGGCGGATCCCCGCAGTCTCTCGGGCTCCTCGGCTGGGGATACGGGCGCGCGGGTCGAAAGACAGATGCGGAACGCATCCTCCGCCGGCTGGAGGAACTCTCCCGAAGCCGTTACGTCGAGCCGATCGATTTCGCCCTCACGCACATCGGCCTCGGAAACCGGGACGAGGCCTTCGCGTATCTCGACAAGGCCGTCACCGAGCGCAACGGCTGGCTGATCTACCTCAATGCCGATCCGATGTTCGACCCGATTCGGA
This window encodes:
- a CDS encoding protein kinase, which encodes MTLSTGVRLGPYEILSSLGAGGMGEVYRARDTRLGRTVALKILPEAVAGDPERVRRFEMEARSASAMADPHIVTVFDVGTERGIPFIATELVEGSDLRHLLEDGPIPPARVTDIAAQIAEGLAAAHEGGVVHRDLKPENVLINRSGVVKIADFGLAKQTESSGDLSRMVTAAADSTATGIVMGTVAYMSPEQARGAKVDFRSDQFSLGLILYEMAAGRRAFARGNPADTLSAILRDDPRPLACASPGMSEPFARIVHRCLEKDPERRYGSTRDLVHDLKAAGHDARTPSVPVAAPGATPAARRNRMIAAAVVAAALAAGAFFLLRRRASAPAGIDSLAILPFENSSGKPDTEFLSDGITESLINKVSQVSGLRVISRASSFHYKGREIDLEKVGKELNVRAVLTGHVLAVGDSLSVGAELVDAQDGRHLWGDQYRRKMSDIFSMQSEIASEIATALRGRLTGEEKGRLQRRPTGDPEAYQAYLKGKYLLNRVGPEEFDRAREAFEDATRRDPKFALAFVGISVTYAVQGFNGFRDPAESWRKSRESAQRAIELDGQLPDGHVALAAVLLNRDWDWTRAESELTQAIALEPADISWTVPEDQYSFYLEVMGRFDEAIAVMKKAEKFDPLSANLASDLAQAYYFARRYDLAAAEARRGIELDPRSLLVNWALGQILTAQGDHAGAVRALESCVEPSGGSPQSLGLLGWGYGRAGRKTDAERILRRLEELSRSRYVEPIDFALTHIGLGNRDEAFAYLDKAVTERNGWLIYLNADPMFDPIRTDPRFGKIVARVGLPASGKTP